The proteins below come from a single Limnobaculum xujianqingii genomic window:
- the secF gene encoding protein translocase subunit SecF: MAEEYKVEQLNHGRRVYDFLRVGNIAFVISMILVVASFVIMGMKGFNWGLDFTGGTVIEVKLTHPIDLEKVRADLNAQGFKDPIVQNFGSSRDVMIRMAPIEGMNSEVLSGKILDIVHSNADEGAEVKRIEFVGPSVGAELAQSGLMAIIVCLLCILIYVGFRFEWRLAAGAVFALAHDVVITLGIISLFQREVDLTIVAAMLSIIGYSLNDTIVVFDRMRENFRKIRRGTPYEIMNVSLTQTLSRTLMTSGTTLLAVLCLLFFGGEMLKGFSESLAIGILLGTASSIWVAAYMALKMGVKREHMLPTKVEKEGADQPSMLP; the protein is encoded by the coding sequence GTGGCAGAGGAATATAAAGTAGAGCAGCTTAACCACGGTCGGAGAGTCTATGACTTTCTGCGCGTGGGTAATATCGCTTTCGTTATTTCTATGATTCTTGTGGTTGCATCATTTGTCATCATGGGCATGAAAGGGTTTAACTGGGGTTTGGACTTCACCGGTGGTACCGTGATTGAAGTTAAATTAACCCATCCGATAGACCTGGAAAAAGTGCGTGCTGACCTGAATGCACAGGGCTTTAAGGACCCAATTGTTCAAAACTTTGGTAGTAGCCGTGACGTTATGATCCGTATGGCACCTATTGAAGGTATGAACAGTGAAGTTCTGAGCGGCAAGATTCTGGATATCGTTCACAGCAACGCCGATGAAGGTGCGGAAGTTAAACGTATCGAGTTCGTTGGACCAAGCGTTGGTGCCGAATTGGCTCAATCCGGTCTGATGGCGATTATTGTTTGTTTGCTCTGTATCCTTATCTATGTTGGTTTTCGTTTTGAATGGCGCCTGGCTGCAGGTGCAGTATTTGCACTGGCGCATGACGTGGTGATTACCTTAGGTATCATTTCGTTATTCCAGCGTGAAGTGGACCTGACTATCGTTGCAGCAATGCTGTCGATCATCGGTTACTCACTGAACGATACCATCGTAGTATTTGACCGGATGCGTGAGAACTTCCGTAAGATTCGTCGTGGTACACCTTATGAAATCATGAACGTCTCCCTGACTCAGACGCTGAGCCGGACGTTAATGACATCAGGTACTACCTTACTGGCGGTTCTGTGTCTGTTGTTCTTTGGTGGTGAGATGTTGAAAGGCTTCTCTGAATCACTGGCTATTGGTATTTTGCTGGGTACGGCATCATCCATCTGGGTAGCGGCTTATATGGCGCTGAAGATGGGCGTGAAGCGTGAACACATGCTACCAACCAAAGTGGAAAAAGAGGGCGCCGATCAGCCTTCAATGCTGCCTTAA